CTGGGTCAGGTGGCTAAGCAGTTTGATCTCTACACCAAAGTGACCGGTGGTCAGCGTATCGACCTTTTCGGTGCGCAACTTCATGAACTGCCTGAGATCTGGCGAATTCTGGTCGACGCTGGTTTCGAAACCGGCCATGCCTACGGGAAATCCGTGCGTACGGTGAAGTCTTGTGTTGGCTCGACCTGGTGTCGTTACGGCGTGGATGACAGCGTGGGTTTCGCGATTGATATCGAGAACCGCTACAAAGGCCTGAGATCGCCGCACAAGCTGAAGTTCGCTGTATCGGGATGTACCCGCGAGTGTGCAGAAGCGCAATCAAAAGACATCGGTATTATCGCGACAGAAAACGGCTGGAACCTCTATGTGTGCGGCAATGGTGGTATGCGTCCGCGCCACGCTGACCTGTTCGCATCAGACCTGGATAGTGAAACCCTGATTAAATACATCGACCGCGTGTTGATGTTCTACATCCGAACCGCAGACCGCTTGCAACGCACGTCAGTTTGGCTAGAAAACCTCGAAGGAGGATTGGACTACCTGCGTCAAGTGGTGATCGAAGACAAGCTCAACATTGGTGAAGAGCTGGAAGCAGAAATGGCGGCAAGCCTGGGTAACTATCAATGCGAGTGGAAAACCACGATTGAATCACCGGAGAAACTCAAGCGCTTCAAACATTTCGTTAATAGCGAAGCGCAGGATGAGAGTTTGAAATATCAAACTGTTCGTGGTCAGCGTATTCCTGCTGAACTTGCATCGCAAAGTATCGATATCGTCACGCTGGAAAGTTAAGGAGAAAGCAATGAGCCAGTGGCAAACCATTTGTGAAAAGTCTGACTTGGTCAAAAACACCGGCGTGTGCGCGTTGTTGGAAGACAAGCAGGTGGCGGTATTTCTTTGTGGCCGAACAGACTCGCTATATGCCGTTGATAATTATGATCCAATCGGCAAAGCGAATGTGCTTTCTCGCGGAATGATCGGCTCGATAGGTGACAAAACAGTGATCGCCTCACCGCTCTATAAACAGCATTTTTGCTTGGATAGCGGTATTTGTCTGGAAGACGAAAACGTATCGATCACGACCTACCCAGTCCGTTGTCATGAAGGTGCTGTGCAACTGAGTCTGGTTTAAATATTTATTCCCCTGATTACCCAATCAGGGGAAGTTAAAAATTTTCAAATTAAGTTTGCTGTGATTCAAACATCACGGCACAGGGATTGTTTGTTTGAAGAGGAAGTCAATAATGTCATCTAGTGACAAGTTCAATATATTTTCCTTTACCGGAAAAATGAAAATTCTCCATTTAAGTTGGTTCGCGTTCTTTATTACCTTTGTGGTGTGGTTTAACTTTGCGCCATTGCTGCAATCAGTAAAAGAATCGCTCGGATTAACGACCGCAGAAATTAAAACTCTGCTTATTCTCAACGTTGCTTTTACCATTCCAGCGCGTGTTTTAATCGGTATGCTCACGGATAAATATGGCCCGCGGCTAATCTACTCCTTACTACTCGCTATCTGTTCTATCCCTTGTTTTGTTTTCGCCCTCTCAGATAGCTTCGTTCAGGCTGCCATTGCCCGTTTCGCCCTGGGTCTCATCGGTGCAGGTTTTGTTATCGGCATCCGTCTGGTATCTGAGTGGTTCCCACACAATGAACTGGGCACTGCAGAAGGTATCTATGGTGGTTGGGGTAACTTCGGCTCAGCAGCCGCTGCATTCACCCTGCCAACCGTGGCTGTGATGTTCGGTGGTGAAGATGGCTGGCGTTACGCTATGGGTATCACCGGTTTGATGAGCCTGGCTTTCTCCTTCGTGTTTTATCGTAACGTGACGGACACGCCAAAAGGTGCAACCTACTACAAACCAAAGAATGGCGGTGCAATGGAAGTCACCTCAAAGGGTGATTTCTACCTGCTGCTATTCATGAAAACCCCAATGTATGGCGCACTGGCACTGTTGGCTTGGAAACTTTCGCCAAGCGGTATCGGCATGTTCTCAGATACAGCCGTATACGGCATCTATGCGGTACTTGCGGGCATCTACCTGTTTGATGCTTCCCAAGTGTGGAAAGTGAACAAGCACGTCTTTAAAGAAGAGGTGCCGGAAATTCACCGCTACCAATTTAAGCAGGTTGCTGTGCTTAATGTGCTGTACTTTGCGACCTTTGGTTCTGAGTTGGCTGTGGTTTCAATGTTGCCATTGTTCTTCTCTGAAACCTTTGAACTGACCCCTGTAGTGGCGGGTATGGTGGCATCCGCTTATGCATTTATGAACCTGATGTCACGTCCTGGTGGCGGCTGGTTGTCTGATAAATTCGGCCGTAAACCAACACTGCTTATCCTCACTGCGGGTCTGGCATTGGGTTACTTCGTGATGGGTCAAGTCGACAGCGCGTGGCCAGTTTGGCTGGCGGTTGTAGCGGCAATGGGCTGTTCGTTCTTTGTACAATCCGGTGAAGGTGCAGTATTTGCGGCCGTGCCACTGATCAAGCGTCGTATGACGGGCCAAATCGCAGGCATGACAGGTGCTTATGGTAACGTGGGTGCAGTGACTTATCTGACGATATTGTCGCTGGTTGATTACAGCACTTTCTTCTACATCATTGCAGGCACCGCGGTTCTTGGCTTTGTGACGCTACTCTTTATGGAAGAGCCGTCAGGCCAGATCGCTGAAGTGAATGATGATGGTTCAATCACCATGATTGATGTGGCGAAAGCATAAATATGAAACCAGAGTTTCATGAACAGGCAGCGTCGTATGGCGCTGCCGGCACTGAAAACGGGGAGACGCAGGAAGCGGCTTCCCGTTTGATCGTTCGTGCTGGTGGCAGCTCTGTTGCAGGGCGCAAGCCACCTAATCAGGACGCTTTTGCTGTTTACTTGCCCAAAAAGGCAAGTGAGCTGAAACACAAAGGTGTAGTAGCGGCGATAGCGGATGGTGTCAGCACCAGTGAAGTTAGTCAGAAAGCCAGTGAAATGGGCGTGACTGAATTCGTCAACAACTACCTTGATACGCCAATTACCTGGCCAGTGAAAGATGCCGCTGGAAAGGTGATGAAATCTCTCAATTACTGGCTTTACCATCATGGACAACAAGCGGGCACGCAAGCCAGTGCCATGGTGGCGGCTTTTTGCTCGGTGATTGTGAAATCGAATACCGCCCATGTTTTTCATGTCGGCGATTGCCGCGTCTACCTTTGGCGTCAGCACAGACTGACCCAGATTACGCAGGATCATCGACACTACCAAAGTAAAACTCAACACCACTTAACCCGCGCGCTGGGTATTGATAGCCACTTGAATGTGGATTATCAGCCCGTTGCACTAGAGCGTGGTGATCTGTTGTTTCTGGCGACAGATGGCATTCATGACACCATGACAGAGCGGGAAATCGCCCAGCGTCTTTACGCTTCCGATACCACGTCTGATCTCGAACACTTAGCGGCATCGTTTGTTGATGATGCTTATAAGTTGGGCAGCGATGACAACATCACATGCCTGTTGTTGGCTGTCGATTCGCTTCCCGCTGCAACCTATGGCGAAGCGCTTCGCGATTTATCAGAAAGAAAAATTCCGCCTGTTTTGAAAGAAGGACAGAAGATTGACCACTACACAGTAGCGAGGGTGCTTTACAGCGGAAGCCGGAGCCATATCTATCTTACGCGCAGTGATCTGGATGGTCGTCAGTATGTATTGAAAATGCCATCGCTCAACTTTGCGGATGATGCGGTTTATCTTGCGGGCTTTATACGGGAAGGGTGGATTGGTGAACAGGTGAAATCACACGGTGTGATGAAGATTCATCCGCCATCGAGTTATTCGCCATACCTCTATCATGTCTGCGATTACATCGAAGGTGTCACACTCAGACAATGGATGATCGATAATCCAACGCCGACGCTCACTCAGGTTCGTACGCTGGCAAAAGGAGCTATTCGAGCGGTTCGGGTGCTTCAACGTCTTTCGGTGGTTCATCGCGACATCAAACCGGACAATCTCATGGTCGACAAAGATATGAATGTGACTTTGATTGACTACGGCACTGCGCAATCAGCAGGCTTGGAAGAGCTAATGGGTAGTGAGGAAGAAGGGTATCCAGTCGGTGACTTAAACTACGCGGCACCGGAATACCTCAAAGGCAACAAAGCCAATTTCTCTTCTGACTTATTTTCATTAGGTATGACAGTTTATGAGCTTTTGACCGGACATTTGCCTTACAAAGCTGTGAATACCTCCAACCCCAGAGCGGCAAACCGTCAAAACTATGTGCCAGCAACGGTCTATTGTCCTGCTGTGCCGGATTGGTTTGATGAAGCACTCAAAAAAGCCTGTCATCCGATCCCGAAAGCTCGCTATCAGGCGCTCTCTGAATTTGAACAGGATTTGATGAAGCCAAATCCTACGTTTAAATCTTCTAATGAAAACAGGCCGCTTTTAGAAAGCGACCCGTTGCGTTTCTGGAAAGGGCTAAGCCTTATCCTGTTCTTGATTGTTCTGGTGCAGTTTATTTTTCTTATTGGTTAGCTCGCCTGTGAAATCAAATCTTCGACTTCATCTTCATGAATTGGGCGAACAATTCTGTCTATTTCCAATCCATCTTGGAGCAGGATCAGTGTTGGCCAGAGCTTCACTTTAAAGGCTCGACCTAAAGGCTTGCCCTTGCCGTCATAAACTTTGGTGTGAGGGAAGGGGGCTGATTCCAACACGGCCTTTAATGCGGGTTCAGCTGCCTGGCAGTGCCCACACCATGGTGCACCAAACTCTAAAATAGACACACCCTTCTGGTCGGTGACATCTTCAAAAGAGGGGGCGTCTTCGCTGTATTCGGGATTGAAGCCTGTTTCTGTGGCGCGTATAGACATACTGTCCTCCATGACATGATGAATAAGGGTCGAACCAATCGACCCGTTATCACTAGGATATTACGTCCAGCGCTTAATCGCATCTGCCGTGTCGCTTGGGTTGGTATTGAAGCAAATCGTCGCTTGTGGCGCTGCTTTGTGTACTGCATTTACCAGCTTTTCAAACACCAGAAAATGGTCTTCATCGCGGCGCACACCTGCGCCAATCAGCACGCAGTCATAAGGTTTGCCAGTGAGTGCTTCAGTCGCCGCATCAAACGCAGTTTCACCGTCGCGGATGTAGTGTAGGTCGACAGCATATCCGAGGGTGAGAAGTCTATCGCGATCGCCTTCCAACGCTGCGCGCAGCTTTTCCGCTGTCATACCCGGCCACTTATCGTAGTTCACCACATCTGGATGCCAGCCAAACAGCGCCACTTTCTTGTTATCCATCATCGTATTCTCCTTTTAACATACTTCGCTAATGTACCGCTGAACCGGGAAATTAACTGTTCTAAATACGATAAAAAAAGCGAGCAGACCGACGGACTGGCTACCTGCTCGCAAGGTTGTTTGGGTATAAACAGTTTGTGTTTGATATGGAACTAAGTGAGGTCTCGAAGGGGTTCCCACTCACCGTCGTTGTCGCGTGATCGAACTGCTGCATAAACAAATGCCATACCGTATGCGCCGTCTTGAACGGTTGGGTTCCAGAGGCTCAATGGTTCTGGGGTTTCGCCAGTCAGATCATCAACGATGTTGGAGGCAAAGTCGTAGTAGAGGTTGGCAAATGCCTCGCGATAGCCCTCCGGATGACCGATAGCGACATGGGAAACACGCTCTCCCGCACCTGAAAGACCTTTACCACCTTTTGTCAGCACATAAGCAGGCTTATCGATAGGGCGGACTGTTAGCTCATTAGGTTGCTCCTGATGCCATTCCAAGCCGCCTTTGGTGCCATAAATGGTAAAGCTCAAACCATGAACACCGCCGGCTGCGGCTTGTGTGACCCAGAAGATGCCGCGTGCGTTATTGGGGTAGCGAAGCAATATGCCGCAGTAATCATCTGCCGTGCGTCCATCGACCAATGCCGTCACATCGGCGCTCAATGAACTGGCTTCCATGCCAGCAACGTAGCTGGTCAAGTGATAGCTATGCGTCGCGATATCGCCAAGAATCAAGGAAGGGCCAGCAAGCTCTGGCTTCATATGCCAGTTAGAGCCAGCAAGCTCAGATTCTGTCAGCTCTGCCAAGTGCCCCTGAACGTAATTACTTTGCACCATTGTGATGTCACCGATCACACCCTGTGCTACCATTTCACGCGCTTGACGCACCATGGCATAACCGCTGTAGCCGTAGGCGACGCAGTAACGTTTACCCGACGCTTTAACACGCTTCACCAGGTCAGCAGATTCATCTTCGGTCATGGTCAGAGGTTTTTCGCAGAACACGTTGAAGCCTGCGTCTAATGCGCGGCATGACAGTTCATAGTGACTGTTGTTGGGTGTCATGATAGCGAGTGCATCTATGGGTTCATCCGCGGCAGCTTCTCCGGCGAACAAGGCATCCGGGTCGCCATAAGGGCGTGCGATACCCATGGATCTGCCAGCAGCAATTGAGCGCTCCGGGTTTGAGGAAAACACACCCGCGACAACATCAAACTCTTCATGCATGGTGGCAGATGATCGGTGAATGGAACCAATAAAGGAAGCTGGCCCGCCGCCTATCACGCCAAGTCTTAAACGCCGTCCGAGCTTTTTATACGCCTTGCTCATCGTCACTCCTTGTCTACTGCCAGGAGCGTGAGCACTCGCATGGCTTCTTGCTTCAGTGCAGGCACGGCTTTGCCCGCGAAATATTGTTTATCAAATTTATTCGGTTCTTCAGCCATGGCTTCACGAATTGCGTTACCAAAGGCCATTCTAAGTGTCGTTCCCACGTTGAATTTACCGATTCGGCGGGTTTTGAGTTCGCGAAGATCAGCTTCAGTGATACCTGTGGTGCCGTGAATCACCAGAGGTAATCTGGTGGCCGCTTCGATCTTATCAAGCAGGGGGAAATTAATTGGGCTTCCCGCTTCTGTCATGCGATGGACATTACCGACTGAAACCGCAAGCACATCAATACCGCTTTGCTCGGCGTAAATACGTGCTTCTTCCGGGTCGGTAAATTCGGATTTGATGTGGTCGCGACCTTCCTGATAAGGCACAGAGCCAAGTTCACCTTCAACGGAAACACCAACAGCATGGGCCGCATCAGCCACCGCTCTTGTCCGGCGGATATTTTCTTCGAGAGGTAATTGTGAACCATCAAACATCACCGAACTGAATCCGGCGTGAATGGCGCGGTACACGATGGCTTCGTCATAGCAATGATCGAGGTGAACCACCACAGGTACAGAGCTGACATGTGCCATGGGGAGCAGCATGCCCGCCATGGATTCCACACCGGCGAGATCCACCATGTCTTTATTCACGGCGAGGATCACGGGTAGGTTCAGTTCCTCAGCGGCGGCGATAATCGCCTGCGCTTCTTCAATACCAAACACGTTACAACAAGGCACCGCGCCTTGGGACGACGCGGCTTCCGGCATAAGGTCGTTCAGGGTAACTAGCATCCTTGTCTCCGTTATTGCAGGGTAAACAGACCCTAAGCGTTACTTGAACTTGGCGACCATGTCCTTGATGCCGGGAATCGTGTGTACCTGATACTCATGATGAGGGTCGAAGTACTGCACGAGAGACTTACTCTTTTCACCCACAATGATGGTGAAGTAATACATCTCATAACCCGGAGCGGCGACGGAAGGGTGATAGCCTTTGTCTATAGCGATGACGCTTCCGGTTCTGACGTGGTAGACAGGTCCATAGTCGTTTTCGTGCTCATATAGGAATTGTGCCCCAAACCCGTGACCCGGATTGAATCTGAACTGGTACACCTCTTCGTAACGCGTTTCTTGCGGCGGCCGTTCTTCATCATGTTTGTGGGGAGGAAATCCTGACCAACCTCCTGCGCCGACAGTAAACAGCTCGCTGACGAGCAATCGCCCGCGTTGGCCTGCGTTTTTCTGTCCGAGGATATGTTTGATTTTTCTGTGTGTTTTAGTGTCATCGCTGCCGTATTGCACTTTGTCTGTGTCTTCGGGCTGGATAGCGAATGGGGTGAGTTTCTCGCTGTTTTCTTCCGGCTCATAACGTCCTCCGGCTATCAATACATCGGCATTCTCTGAAACACAGGTAATGGTAGCTTGACTACCTACAGGCACATAGACAGCGGCGGGATCACCGTCCCAAACTGACGCACGTTTGCCTATGCTGCTGAATGTTTCACCATCCACGGTGATATCGCAGGTGCCTCCGGCCAAGACCACGGCTGATTCGTATTCGTTAAGTTGGTAGCTGTACTGCTCGCCCGAAGCCAATTTGACCGGGTTGAAATAGCAGAGGGGTGTGGTGTCGTCATCGATACCGATAACTGGCTCGTTACGGTTATCAAATGGCGCTATGTGTTTTCCCATGGTTAACTCCTTTTACCCAATTAGTGGCACTGTCACTTATCATCAGCGAAGTGATAGTCCCGGCTGCGCATGAACGCCTGAAGTGGTGCGAGAGAAGACATCGCATCTGCGCAGGTATCGCCCGTGACATTAATGGCAGCATTGGCTGCCCCCATCGCCACAGCGTCTTGTAGACAATATTGATTTAGCAGACCAAAAAGCAGGCCGGCAGCAAAAGCATCACCAGCACCGTAAGGTTTGCGCGCTTCCACTTTGAATATAGGTTGGGATAGGCTGGCGAGATTGTTATCGCTATCTAACCCAAAGACATCACACCCTTCAGCGCCGCCTTTTACTATGACCAGCTCTGTACTGCCACTTAACAGCTCTGATGCCGCACTGACATGGCTGTCTTCAACGTCATGCGGAATGCCCATCACCTCGAACTCTTCGCGATTACCAATTACCACGTCGCAGAAAGAAGCGGCAAGACGGTAGAAGTGCGGTGGATCCTCAGGAAAGGCCCACGAGTAAGGACGGTAATCCAAGTCCAGTACGACTAAGGTGCCTGACAGTTGTGCCATTTGCATCGCGCAGAACGTTGCCTCACGAGAAGGACTTGAAGAGAGGGCGGTACCTGAAACAAACAGACACCGGGCGTTGCTGAGGTAGCTGCTGTCTATGTGTTCAACACAGAGCGCAAGGTCAGCCGCGTTATTGCGGTAAATCACCACCTCTGGTTCTGGGCGCAGCTCTGCCACAGCAAGGCTGGTGCGGTATTCGCCGGTCAGCGTCGTGATGCCGTCAAGGTTCACGCCTTTGTTTTCCATGTAGTGACGGACATAACGCCCCTGGGCATCATCCGTCAGACAGGAAATAAAGCCTGCTTTGGCGCCAAGTTCCGCAAGACCAATCGCTACATTCGCAGGCGATCCGCCGACGCATTTTTTGAAGCTGGATTCAGCGTTGAAGTCTGCACCGTCCGTATTGCCGTAGAAGTCGACCCCAGCGCGGCCCAGACAAACCACGTCTATCGTACGGTCCCTGTTGGCCTGCCAATCTGAAAGGTGGATGAAATCAGTCATAGTCCACCCAAACAGCACCGTTATCGGCCGATTTCACACAGGCATTCACCATCTTCACACCATCGATACCGCCGTCGATATCTGGGTACCAATGGCTTTCAAGGAAGGCTTTGTCATTGCGGTTGTAGGCATCAATCGCGAGTGCGTAGCGGTGATAAAGGTTTGCCCAGGACTCGAAGAAACCTTCAGCATGACCACCGCCTTGACGATTAGCTGAAACGCCAGGATCGTCGTTGTGCAGGTAGCCCATCCCACGCTCAAGAATACGGACGGGTTCCCCCTGAACTTCATATCGAAGCTGGTTTGGATATTCATCCCACCATTCGAGGCTGGCTTTCTCGCCGACAATGCGGACTTTCTGCTGATGCATTGAGCCGCTGTTGATGGCGCTTGCCCACAGTGTGCCGACCGCTCCACCTTCAAATTGGAACACCACATGGGCGTTGTCTTCCAATGGCGCGCGGGATTCGATAAAGCTCTGGCGCGAACACATCAGGGACTTCACTTTCAGCCCCGTGATCATGCCCGCCATGTAAAACGGATGCGTACCGCAATCACCAATGATGAAACTTGGTCCGGATACCTCCGGGTTCATGCGCCATTTTGCGCCCGGGCTGTTTTTCTCAATCTCGGTGTTGTGGAAACCGTGGGCGAAAGACATCTGAATAACACGCACAGCACCGATGTCACCGCGACGCACCATTTCGCGCGCCTGATGGACCATCTGGAATCCGGTGTAGCCATACATCACCGCCAGCATCTTGTTTTGCTTTTCTGCCAAGGCTTTCAGTTCAAGTGCATCTTCAACGTGAATGGTAGCGGGCTTTTCACAAATGACGTGCAAACCCGCTTCCAGCGCCGCTTTGGCAATTTCATAGTGGGTAGAGTTCGGCGTGGCGATAGACACAGCCTGAATCCCATCTTCGCGCTTGGCTTCTTCTGTAAACAGAGTTTTGTAGTCGGGATAGCAGCGCTCGGGAGCAAGACCCAGCTTGGTCCCGAAGTCGCGTCCACGTTCTGCATCCAAATCCAGTGCTGCTGCAACAAAAGTAAACAGACGGTCACGCTGGGCAGCAGCGCGGTGCGAGTAACCAATCTCGCTACCGCGGCCGCCACCAACCATTCCCCAACGGATCGGTGCATCTAGCTGGAATTCTTCGTTAAACATGCGTGTTCTCCTTGTTGTTATTACACGCCACGACGCTGATTAACGCGTCCCTGTTCCCAGTTATCCCGGGCTTCGATGATATTTGGATCGTCAGAGACTTCTGACAGACCGACTTCCCACCAGGCATCACAAGACGACCATTTGGTATCGTCGATGTCGACGACCAATACATAGGTGCGATCTGCCGCTTTCGCACGTTCGAATGCGGCGTCAAAGTCGCCCAAGCTGGAGACTTTCTCTGCATGTGCGCCCAAGCCTTTTGCATGACTGACAAAATCTACGCGCGGCAGGTCGTAATCACGCTCTGTGGTACAGTCTTCTAACTGGTTGTTGAAAGCGGTGTTACCTGTGTTGGTTTGCAGCTTGCGGATCACTGCGAAACCGCCGTTATCGCACACGACCACAATCATCTTGTGTCCGGTCAGCACAGAGCTGTAGATGTCGGAATTCATCATCAGATACGAACCATCACCGACCATCACAATAGATTCATGGTCTGGTCTGGCAATCTTGTTTCCCCAACCGGCAGCGACTTCGTAGCCCATGCAGGAGAAACCGAATTCCACATCCAGCGAATACGGATAGGTCGCCTGCCAATTCATGTTGATTTCGGCAGGTAAGCCACCAGCGGCTGTAATAACACGGTCGCCCTCATTGATGAGGCCGTTCACCTTACCAACGACCTGTGCGTATGAAGGCAAGGTTGTCTCGGCAAATGCCGTGCGGCCGTTTACGATATCTGTCCACGCCGCTTTTTCAGTCTT
The nucleotide sequence above comes from Grimontia kaedaensis. Encoded proteins:
- a CDS encoding thioredoxin family protein, which translates into the protein MSIRATETGFNPEYSEDAPSFEDVTDQKGVSILEFGAPWCGHCQAAEPALKAVLESAPFPHTKVYDGKGKPLGRAFKVKLWPTLILLQDGLEIDRIVRPIHEDEVEDLISQAS
- a CDS encoding 5-deoxy-glucuronate isomerase → MGKHIAPFDNRNEPVIGIDDDTTPLCYFNPVKLASGEQYSYQLNEYESAVVLAGGTCDITVDGETFSSIGKRASVWDGDPAAVYVPVGSQATITCVSENADVLIAGGRYEPEENSEKLTPFAIQPEDTDKVQYGSDDTKTHRKIKHILGQKNAGQRGRLLVSELFTVGAGGWSGFPPHKHDEERPPQETRYEEVYQFRFNPGHGFGAQFLYEHENDYGPVYHVRTGSVIAIDKGYHPSVAAPGYEMYYFTIIVGEKSKSLVQYFDPHHEYQVHTIPGIKDMVAKFK
- the iolC gene encoding 5-dehydro-2-deoxygluconokinase, which codes for MTDFIHLSDWQANRDRTIDVVCLGRAGVDFYGNTDGADFNAESSFKKCVGGSPANVAIGLAELGAKAGFISCLTDDAQGRYVRHYMENKGVNLDGITTLTGEYRTSLAVAELRPEPEVVIYRNNAADLALCVEHIDSSYLSNARCLFVSGTALSSSPSREATFCAMQMAQLSGTLVVLDLDYRPYSWAFPEDPPHFYRLAASFCDVVIGNREEFEVMGIPHDVEDSHVSAASELLSGSTELVIVKGGAEGCDVFGLDSDNNLASLSQPIFKVEARKPYGAGDAFAAGLLFGLLNQYCLQDAVAMGAANAAINVTGDTCADAMSSLAPLQAFMRSRDYHFADDK
- a CDS encoding Gfo/Idh/MocA family protein, which encodes MFNEEFQLDAPIRWGMVGGGRGSEIGYSHRAAAQRDRLFTFVAAALDLDAERGRDFGTKLGLAPERCYPDYKTLFTEEAKREDGIQAVSIATPNSTHYEIAKAALEAGLHVICEKPATIHVEDALELKALAEKQNKMLAVMYGYTGFQMVHQAREMVRRGDIGAVRVIQMSFAHGFHNTEIEKNSPGAKWRMNPEVSGPSFIIGDCGTHPFYMAGMITGLKVKSLMCSRQSFIESRAPLEDNAHVVFQFEGGAVGTLWASAINSGSMHQQKVRIVGEKASLEWWDEYPNQLRYEVQGEPVRILERGMGYLHNDDPGVSANRQGGGHAEGFFESWANLYHRYALAIDAYNRNDKAFLESHWYPDIDGGIDGVKMVNACVKSADNGAVWVDYD
- a CDS encoding Gfo/Idh/MocA family protein, with protein sequence MSKAYKKLGRRLRLGVIGGGPASFIGSIHRSSATMHEEFDVVAGVFSSNPERSIAAGRSMGIARPYGDPDALFAGEAAADEPIDALAIMTPNNSHYELSCRALDAGFNVFCEKPLTMTEDESADLVKRVKASGKRYCVAYGYSGYAMVRQAREMVAQGVIGDITMVQSNYVQGHLAELTESELAGSNWHMKPELAGPSLILGDIATHSYHLTSYVAGMEASSLSADVTALVDGRTADDYCGILLRYPNNARGIFWVTQAAAGGVHGLSFTIYGTKGGLEWHQEQPNELTVRPIDKPAYVLTKGGKGLSGAGERVSHVAIGHPEGYREAFANLYYDFASNIVDDLTGETPEPLSLWNPTVQDGAYGMAFVYAAVRSRDNDGEWEPLRDLT
- a CDS encoding NarK family nitrate/nitrite MFS transporter yields the protein MSSSDKFNIFSFTGKMKILHLSWFAFFITFVVWFNFAPLLQSVKESLGLTTAEIKTLLILNVAFTIPARVLIGMLTDKYGPRLIYSLLLAICSIPCFVFALSDSFVQAAIARFALGLIGAGFVIGIRLVSEWFPHNELGTAEGIYGGWGNFGSAAAAFTLPTVAVMFGGEDGWRYAMGITGLMSLAFSFVFYRNVTDTPKGATYYKPKNGGAMEVTSKGDFYLLLFMKTPMYGALALLAWKLSPSGIGMFSDTAVYGIYAVLAGIYLFDASQVWKVNKHVFKEEVPEIHRYQFKQVAVLNVLYFATFGSELAVVSMLPLFFSETFELTPVVAGMVASAYAFMNLMSRPGGGWLSDKFGRKPTLLILTAGLALGYFVMGQVDSAWPVWLAVVAAMGCSFFVQSGEGAVFAAVPLIKRRMTGQIAGMTGAYGNVGAVTYLTILSLVDYSTFFYIIAGTAVLGFVTLLFMEEPSGQIAEVNDDGSITMIDVAKA
- the nirD gene encoding nitrite reductase small subunit NirD, whose translation is MSQWQTICEKSDLVKNTGVCALLEDKQVAVFLCGRTDSLYAVDNYDPIGKANVLSRGMIGSIGDKTVIASPLYKQHFCLDSGICLEDENVSITTYPVRCHEGAVQLSLV
- a CDS encoding class II fructose-bisphosphate aldolase — protein: MLVTLNDLMPEAASSQGAVPCCNVFGIEEAQAIIAAAEELNLPVILAVNKDMVDLAGVESMAGMLLPMAHVSSVPVVVHLDHCYDEAIVYRAIHAGFSSVMFDGSQLPLEENIRRTRAVADAAHAVGVSVEGELGSVPYQEGRDHIKSEFTDPEEARIYAEQSGIDVLAVSVGNVHRMTEAGSPINFPLLDKIEAATRLPLVIHGTTGITEADLRELKTRRIGKFNVGTTLRMAFGNAIREAMAEEPNKFDKQYFAGKAVPALKQEAMRVLTLLAVDKE
- a CDS encoding bifunctional protein-serine/threonine kinase/phosphatase, translating into MKPEFHEQAASYGAAGTENGETQEAASRLIVRAGGSSVAGRKPPNQDAFAVYLPKKASELKHKGVVAAIADGVSTSEVSQKASEMGVTEFVNNYLDTPITWPVKDAAGKVMKSLNYWLYHHGQQAGTQASAMVAAFCSVIVKSNTAHVFHVGDCRVYLWRQHRLTQITQDHRHYQSKTQHHLTRALGIDSHLNVDYQPVALERGDLLFLATDGIHDTMTEREIAQRLYASDTTSDLEHLAASFVDDAYKLGSDDNITCLLLAVDSLPAATYGEALRDLSERKIPPVLKEGQKIDHYTVARVLYSGSRSHIYLTRSDLDGRQYVLKMPSLNFADDAVYLAGFIREGWIGEQVKSHGVMKIHPPSSYSPYLYHVCDYIEGVTLRQWMIDNPTPTLTQVRTLAKGAIRAVRVLQRLSVVHRDIKPDNLMVDKDMNVTLIDYGTAQSAGLEELMGSEEEGYPVGDLNYAAPEYLKGNKANFSSDLFSLGMTVYELLTGHLPYKAVNTSNPRAANRQNYVPATVYCPAVPDWFDEALKKACHPIPKARYQALSEFEQDLMKPNPTFKSSNENRPLLESDPLRFWKGLSLILFLIVLVQFIFLIG